In Rhodothermus marinus DSM 4252, a single genomic region encodes these proteins:
- a CDS encoding sugar-binding transcriptional regulator, giving the protein MPRPRSPFDLRLLTKVSELYYLQNLTQQQIARRLRLSRPKVSRLLKQARRLGIVQITIRGASQFVELESELERRYRLLEAVIVETPSPGDDALLKKQLGAAAADYLRRTVQAGDVIGMTWGTTLQAMIQQLQGVPTTKVHVVQTLGGIGPPEAEAYAADLSRRLAQLLQAPVTLLPAPGIVHRPEAREVLLSDRYVQAALSLFPRLTVAYTGIGALNTNPVFQTKDEQLQRFYEELQAAGAIGDIAMRFYDSRGRSVRTSLDQHLIGITLEELRHVPRVVGIAGGPAKVEAIRGALRGGYIKVLITDHETAEQLLAD; this is encoded by the coding sequence ATGCCCCGACCGCGGAGTCCGTTTGATCTACGGCTGCTGACGAAGGTCAGCGAGCTGTATTACCTTCAGAACCTGACGCAACAGCAGATTGCACGGCGGCTGCGGCTGTCGCGGCCCAAGGTCTCGCGCCTGCTGAAACAGGCGCGACGGCTGGGCATCGTCCAGATCACCATCCGGGGCGCCAGCCAGTTCGTCGAGCTGGAATCGGAGCTGGAGCGGCGCTATCGCCTGCTGGAAGCGGTGATCGTGGAGACGCCCTCGCCAGGCGATGATGCCCTCCTGAAAAAGCAACTGGGGGCTGCTGCCGCCGATTACCTGCGCCGTACCGTCCAGGCCGGCGACGTCATCGGGATGACCTGGGGCACCACGCTGCAGGCCATGATCCAGCAGCTGCAGGGCGTGCCCACCACGAAAGTTCACGTCGTCCAGACCCTAGGCGGCATCGGTCCCCCGGAAGCCGAAGCCTATGCGGCCGATCTCTCCCGCCGGCTGGCCCAGCTCCTGCAGGCCCCGGTAACCCTGCTACCCGCACCGGGCATCGTGCACCGCCCGGAAGCCCGCGAGGTGCTGCTGAGCGACCGTTACGTGCAGGCCGCCCTGTCGCTCTTCCCCAGGCTGACCGTGGCCTACACCGGCATTGGCGCGCTGAACACCAATCCCGTCTTTCAAACGAAAGACGAGCAGCTTCAGCGTTTTTACGAAGAACTGCAAGCGGCCGGCGCCATCGGGGACATCGCCATGCGCTTCTACGACAGCCGGGGACGCTCCGTGCGGACGTCGCTGGATCAGCACCTGATCGGGATCACGCTGGAAGAACTCCGGCATGTTCCGCGTGTGGTGGGCATTGCCGGCGGTCCGGCCAAAGTGGAGGCCATCCGTGGCGCCCTGCGCGGCGGCTACATCAAGGTGCTGATCACCGATCACGAAACCGCCGAGCAACTGCTGGCCGATTAG
- a CDS encoding PepSY-associated TM helix domain-containing protein: MTVRTFAVTLHRWLGLITGLVVFIVATTGALYVFEEELQDLFDRDVRFVAPQPSPMLPPSKALARMQARVGPEYGVLLISYPNEPRTYHVWAWNRNDLEDWIGAYMNPYTGEFLEVYNYHDTFWATVEHLHTTLLLPHEIGRIVVGSATIIFVILLLTGLILWWPRNRRVWTTPQGRRSRFRITWGLGPKRLTYDLHNVLGFYASWIVVFLAITGLVMAFGWMKSGVYWLFSGGQSIPKPPRFELAASAAPASRSPEALMDSLYLHTLRTYPDAHMVIVRAPATPAMPLQIDVYPDEVTFYRRIEQYFDPYTGEKLATDCFEEGNLGDKVLRMNYDIHSGAILGWPGRLLAFFACLIVASLPITGFLIWFPRWRRQRRSRRSPATTRGTASRVRPTAQPADAEASA, encoded by the coding sequence ATGACCGTTCGCACGTTTGCCGTCACGCTTCATCGCTGGCTCGGACTGATAACCGGCCTCGTCGTTTTCATTGTCGCCACAACCGGCGCCCTCTACGTCTTCGAAGAAGAGCTGCAGGATCTTTTCGATCGGGACGTGCGCTTCGTGGCCCCCCAGCCCTCTCCGATGCTTCCACCCAGCAAGGCACTTGCCCGCATGCAGGCCCGGGTCGGACCTGAATATGGCGTGCTCCTGATCAGCTATCCCAATGAACCCCGCACCTATCACGTCTGGGCCTGGAACCGCAACGATCTGGAAGACTGGATCGGAGCTTACATGAATCCCTACACGGGAGAATTTCTGGAAGTCTACAACTATCACGACACCTTCTGGGCCACGGTCGAGCACCTTCATACCACGCTGTTGCTCCCGCACGAGATCGGCCGGATCGTCGTTGGAAGCGCTACGATTATTTTTGTGATCCTGCTGCTCACCGGACTCATCCTCTGGTGGCCACGCAATCGCCGGGTCTGGACCACGCCACAGGGCCGCCGCTCCCGCTTCCGGATTACCTGGGGACTTGGCCCCAAGCGGCTGACCTACGATCTCCACAACGTACTCGGATTCTACGCCTCCTGGATTGTGGTTTTCCTGGCGATCACCGGACTGGTCATGGCCTTCGGCTGGATGAAAAGCGGCGTATACTGGCTGTTCTCCGGCGGCCAGTCGATACCGAAGCCGCCCCGGTTCGAACTCGCCGCTTCCGCTGCTCCCGCATCCCGTTCGCCCGAAGCGCTCATGGACAGCCTCTATCTGCACACGCTGCGGACCTATCCCGATGCCCATATGGTGATCGTACGCGCACCCGCAACGCCTGCAATGCCTCTGCAGATCGACGTCTATCCGGATGAGGTCACCTTCTACCGACGGATTGAACAGTACTTCGACCCGTACACCGGTGAAAAGCTGGCCACCGATTGCTTCGAGGAAGGCAATCTGGGCGACAAAGTGCTCCGCATGAACTACGACATCCACAGTGGAGCCATTCTCGGCTGGCCCGGACGACTTCTGGCGTTTTTCGCCTGTCTGATCGTGGCCAGCCTGCCGATTACCGGCTTTCTGATCTGGTTTCCGCGCTGGCGGCGACAGCGCCGTTCCAGACGGAGTCCGGCTACGACCCGTGGAACTGCTTCACGGGTTCGCCCGACTGCTCAGCCGGCCGACGCCGAAGCGTCCGCGTAG
- a CDS encoding TonB-dependent receptor — translation MRRLLLGLLFLAPMIAQAQENFGTLQGRVVTSDGQPAELINVWLQGTSLGSVTDSTGHFLIAQIPPGTYTLVVSAVGLETQTRRVTIRAGEVTSLPPVVLRESIAELQEIVVTAYATNYRAAYPSPTLLLQAPLAEIPQNIQVVTADLLRNQQLLNMREGVVRNVSGAIEAEHWAQFTRVHMRGARVAAFRNGLDVSSTWGPLSEDMALVERIEFIKGPAGFKLANGEPVGFYNVVTKKPTGRTRQEVSLSLGSFNLYRATIDLDGQLGSPRLLYRLNVLGYRTESFLQHDFQSRLAIAPVLTYRLDPRTTVTVEYTYQRASLLSPGSVYQFSARGFEPEALPEGFTIADPGIDPTRINEHSTFVYFTHQINDRWQLRAQGTFFDYRVVGSFLWPAALDVNGNMLRMYGLWDSHLQQKAAQVFLQGTEYTGPIAHHVLIGLDLADKDYFAEFGQYHTLDSEAQPFNIYRPTYGLSAAQLPRFDRSQPLRNRANYVTFASHEALYVQDELRFFEERLRLTLGARFTQARSNSRYNAPLGEELVEHVITPRAGLSVTLRPNTHVYGLYDQTFLPQAGSDAQGRAFKPVRGHNLEVGLKHDGGEGRWNLTLAAYRIVKTNVLTTDPENPNFSVQLGETLTRGIEVDLRGELLPRLDVVLNYAFTDAFISKDTDPEREGDRYGGARHVTNGWATYHLPAGFSVSLGYRWMWDRTSAWASPGAQESLPDYFRLDGGLSWRYDRLQLTLNVNNILDATLYTGTRYYSFYYWQVEPPRNFRLLVRYTL, via the coding sequence ATGAGACGGCTGTTACTTGGCCTGCTGTTTTTGGCCCCGATGATAGCCCAGGCGCAGGAAAACTTCGGCACGCTGCAGGGGCGTGTCGTTACCTCCGATGGGCAACCCGCCGAATTGATCAACGTCTGGCTTCAGGGAACTTCGCTCGGTAGTGTTACCGATTCCACCGGACACTTTCTCATTGCACAGATTCCGCCGGGCACCTACACGCTGGTGGTGTCGGCGGTCGGGTTAGAGACCCAGACGCGCCGTGTGACGATTCGCGCAGGTGAGGTCACCAGCCTGCCTCCTGTGGTGCTGCGCGAAAGCATTGCCGAGCTTCAGGAAATTGTCGTCACGGCATATGCCACGAACTACCGCGCGGCTTATCCCTCCCCTACGCTGCTGCTGCAGGCGCCATTGGCCGAAATTCCCCAGAACATTCAGGTCGTCACGGCCGACCTGCTACGCAATCAGCAGTTGCTGAACATGCGAGAAGGCGTCGTGCGCAATGTCAGTGGGGCCATTGAAGCCGAACACTGGGCCCAGTTCACCCGCGTGCACATGCGCGGCGCCCGCGTCGCCGCCTTTCGAAACGGCCTGGACGTCTCGTCGACGTGGGGGCCGCTTTCGGAAGATATGGCGCTCGTGGAGCGCATCGAGTTTATCAAAGGACCGGCCGGCTTCAAGCTGGCCAACGGTGAGCCCGTCGGCTTCTATAATGTGGTGACCAAAAAACCGACCGGGCGCACCCGTCAGGAAGTTTCCCTGTCGCTGGGCAGCTTCAATCTGTACCGGGCCACTATCGATCTGGATGGCCAGCTGGGAAGCCCTCGGCTGCTCTATCGGCTGAACGTACTCGGCTACCGCACCGAATCTTTCCTGCAGCACGACTTTCAAAGCCGGCTGGCGATCGCTCCTGTCCTCACCTACCGTCTGGATCCTCGCACAACGGTTACGGTGGAGTACACCTACCAGCGGGCCAGCCTGCTCAGTCCAGGAAGTGTTTACCAATTCTCGGCCCGAGGCTTTGAGCCCGAAGCTCTACCCGAAGGCTTCACCATTGCCGATCCCGGCATAGATCCCACCCGTATCAACGAACACAGCACGTTCGTTTACTTCACCCATCAGATCAATGACCGCTGGCAGCTCCGGGCCCAGGGCACTTTCTTCGACTACCGAGTAGTTGGTAGCTTTCTATGGCCTGCCGCCCTGGATGTCAACGGCAACATGCTGCGCATGTACGGCCTATGGGACAGCCATTTGCAACAGAAGGCCGCCCAGGTATTTCTGCAGGGAACTGAATACACAGGTCCCATCGCCCATCATGTGTTGATCGGGCTGGACCTGGCCGACAAGGATTATTTTGCGGAATTCGGACAATACCACACGCTCGATAGCGAAGCGCAGCCCTTCAATATCTACCGGCCCACCTATGGCCTCTCTGCCGCGCAACTGCCCCGCTTCGATCGGTCGCAGCCGCTTCGGAATCGTGCCAATTACGTGACCTTCGCCAGCCATGAAGCGCTCTACGTGCAGGATGAACTGCGGTTCTTCGAGGAGCGCCTGCGGCTAACACTGGGGGCACGTTTCACGCAGGCACGCAGCAATTCCCGTTACAATGCGCCGCTCGGGGAAGAGCTGGTGGAACACGTCATCACGCCGCGCGCCGGACTCAGCGTAACGCTTCGTCCAAACACGCATGTATATGGTCTCTACGATCAAACTTTCCTGCCACAGGCTGGCTCCGACGCACAGGGCCGCGCTTTCAAACCCGTGCGCGGCCACAACCTCGAAGTCGGCTTGAAGCACGACGGCGGGGAAGGCCGCTGGAACCTTACGCTGGCCGCCTACCGGATTGTCAAAACCAACGTGCTGACCACCGACCCGGAAAATCCGAACTTTTCCGTTCAGCTCGGTGAGACGCTCACCCGTGGAATCGAGGTTGATCTGCGGGGAGAGCTGCTGCCCCGACTCGACGTGGTGCTCAATTATGCTTTCACCGACGCGTTCATTTCCAAAGACACGGACCCGGAACGCGAAGGGGATCGCTATGGCGGCGCGCGCCACGTTACCAACGGATGGGCCACCTATCATCTGCCCGCTGGCTTCAGCGTGAGCCTGGGCTATCGCTGGATGTGGGATCGCACTTCGGCCTGGGCCTCGCCCGGCGCTCAGGAGTCGCTTCCCGACTATTTCCGGCTGGACGGCGGGCTGAGCTGGCGCTACGATCGCCTGCAGCTTACGCTGAACGTGAACAACATCCTCGATGCCACACTCTACACCGGCACGCGCTACTACAGCTTCTACTACTGGCAGGTAGAGCCACCCCGCAACTTCCGTCTACTGGTGCGCTACACGCTCTAA